One genomic segment of Stenotrophomonas sp. 704A1 includes these proteins:
- a CDS encoding ABC transporter ATP-binding protein, protein MLQMQSVSKVFRTEQVETHALRSLDLHVREGEFVAVTGPSGSGKTTFLNIAGLLETFTTGQYVLDGQDVSHLGDDARSRLRNQKIGFIFQGFNLIPDLNLFDNVDVPLRYRCLPSAERRQRIEKALGDVGLSARMKHYPAELSGGQQQRAAIARALAGSPRLLLADEPTGNLDSQMARGVMELLEEINAQGTTIVMVTHDPELAARAQRNVHIVDGQATDLVQSVPVDA, encoded by the coding sequence ATGCTCCAGATGCAATCAGTCTCCAAGGTCTTCCGCACCGAACAGGTGGAAACCCACGCGCTGCGCTCGCTCGACCTGCATGTGCGCGAGGGCGAGTTCGTAGCCGTCACCGGTCCGTCCGGCTCAGGAAAAACCACATTCCTCAACATCGCCGGGCTTCTGGAGACCTTCACGACCGGTCAGTACGTGCTGGACGGCCAGGATGTCAGCCACCTGGGCGATGACGCGCGCTCGCGACTGCGCAATCAGAAAATCGGCTTCATCTTCCAGGGGTTCAACCTGATCCCAGACCTGAACCTCTTCGACAACGTCGATGTGCCGCTGCGCTATCGCTGCCTGCCCTCGGCCGAGCGCAGACAGCGCATCGAAAAAGCCCTGGGCGATGTGGGCCTGAGCGCGCGTATGAAGCACTACCCTGCCGAACTGTCCGGTGGCCAGCAGCAGCGCGCCGCCATCGCGCGCGCCTTGGCCGGCAGCCCACGCCTGTTGCTGGCCGACGAACCGACTGGCAACCTCGACTCGCAGATGGCGCGTGGGGTGATGGAACTGTTGGAAGAGATCAACGCGCAAGGTACTACCATTGTGATGGTTACCCATGACCCAGAACTGGCCGCGCGCGCGCAGCGCAACGTCCACATCGTCGACGGCCAAGCCACCGACCTGGTACAGAGCGTGCCCGTGGATGCCTAG
- a CDS encoding thioesterase II family protein → MNKPQLLCLPFAGAGASFFSEWKSMTERFDVVPIQLPGREKRFCEPFFTDVFEASAGLASELPGLVDPDRDIVLFGHSLGAVLAYELTRALVRQGNHRVIGLAVSGSPDPWTPRKERATGLDDEKFLARVSEFAGYTHSALEDPLMRELLLPVMRADVEMHEKYKARTDTALDIPILMVRGDDDELISSEELQGWVRATSANAHADSLPGGHMYLTERPGELLEMLERRFL, encoded by the coding sequence ATGAATAAGCCTCAGCTGCTTTGCCTCCCATTTGCTGGTGCGGGAGCGTCGTTCTTCAGTGAGTGGAAATCGATGACGGAACGTTTTGACGTCGTTCCGATCCAGTTGCCGGGTCGCGAGAAGCGCTTCTGCGAACCGTTCTTCACCGATGTGTTTGAGGCCTCGGCTGGCCTTGCGTCCGAGTTGCCAGGACTGGTCGATCCGGATCGGGACATCGTTCTCTTCGGGCACAGTCTCGGCGCCGTTCTGGCCTACGAGCTAACGCGTGCGCTTGTACGCCAAGGCAATCATCGCGTGATTGGCTTGGCGGTCAGCGGGTCGCCTGATCCCTGGACGCCACGGAAGGAGCGCGCCACCGGTTTGGACGATGAGAAGTTCCTCGCACGCGTCAGCGAGTTTGCTGGATACACGCACAGTGCACTGGAAGATCCGCTGATGCGGGAGCTGCTGCTTCCTGTCATGCGCGCGGACGTCGAAATGCACGAGAAGTACAAGGCTCGTACAGACACCGCTCTCGATATTCCGATCCTGATGGTGAGGGGTGACGACGACGAGCTTATCAGCAGCGAGGAACTGCAGGGCTGGGTGCGCGCTACAAGCGCGAATGCTCATGCGGACTCATTGCCAGGAGGGCACATGTATCTGACCGAGCGCCCGGGGGAGCTGCTTGAGATGCTTGAGCGGCGCTTCCTTTAG
- a CDS encoding SDR family oxidoreductase codes for MTLPRLSGKVGIVTGAARGLGRACALRFAEHGADLLLIDVAKDLPGVSYPLGTESQLAYTAELCTEAGAAVQTAHVDVRNQAQIDAAVNQAIARFGRIDFLVNNAGIAAPSGKIAHEITEDEWALMIDVDLNGAWRMIRSVGKIMLDARSGSIINIASTAGLVGYRHFAGYVAAKHGIIGLTKAVALDYAPYKVRVNAICPGSVRDADHVEGRMLSEIARSLDVAVAEHEDVFVQAQPMNELIEPEDIAAAALWLASDEAVRMTGSTVTVDGGFSIR; via the coding sequence ATGACCCTGCCGAGGTTGTCAGGAAAAGTTGGGATCGTCACGGGTGCAGCGAGAGGGCTTGGGCGTGCATGCGCCTTGCGTTTCGCAGAGCACGGCGCCGACCTGCTGCTGATCGATGTGGCCAAGGATCTGCCGGGTGTGTCGTATCCCCTGGGAACTGAGAGCCAGCTTGCGTACACCGCCGAGCTATGCACGGAGGCTGGCGCCGCCGTGCAAACGGCCCATGTTGATGTGCGCAATCAGGCGCAGATCGACGCTGCGGTAAACCAGGCGATTGCGCGCTTTGGGCGGATCGATTTCCTGGTCAACAATGCCGGCATCGCAGCGCCGTCGGGAAAGATCGCCCATGAGATTACCGAGGATGAGTGGGCGTTGATGATCGACGTGGATCTCAATGGTGCCTGGCGAATGATTCGCAGCGTCGGGAAAATCATGCTGGATGCACGCTCCGGAAGCATCATCAACATCGCCTCGACAGCCGGGCTGGTGGGTTACCGCCACTTTGCCGGATACGTCGCGGCCAAGCACGGAATTATCGGCCTGACCAAGGCGGTGGCTCTCGACTACGCGCCATACAAGGTGCGTGTGAATGCCATCTGTCCGGGCTCTGTTCGTGATGCCGATCATGTCGAGGGGCGTATGCTCTCGGAAATAGCGCGCTCGCTGGACGTCGCCGTAGCCGAGCACGAGGACGTGTTCGTGCAGGCCCAACCCATGAATGAGCTGATTGAGCCCGAAGATATCGCAGCGGCGGCCTTGTGGCTTGCCTCGGATGAGGCCGTCCGGATGACCGGCAGTACAGTGACGGTGGACGGGGGCTTCTCCATTCGCTGA
- a CDS encoding DUF4442 domain-containing protein, which produces MNARLFRFGINLWPPFLFTGIHVTRVSPDYRQIDVELRMRPWNRNYVGTHFGGSLFAMTDPFWMLGLLHILGRDYYVWDRAGAIDFLKPGRGTVRTSFRIDDALLDELRAEAAAGDKVLRWFSNDVVDESGEVVAQVRKQVYLRLKPHAR; this is translated from the coding sequence ATGAACGCCCGCCTGTTCCGCTTCGGTATCAATCTCTGGCCGCCGTTCCTGTTCACCGGCATCCACGTCACCCGGGTCTCGCCGGACTACCGGCAGATCGACGTCGAACTGCGCATGCGGCCCTGGAACCGCAACTACGTCGGCACGCATTTCGGCGGCAGCCTGTTTGCGATGACCGATCCGTTCTGGATGCTTGGCCTGCTGCACATCCTCGGCCGCGATTACTACGTGTGGGACCGTGCCGGTGCAATCGATTTCCTCAAGCCCGGCAGAGGCACCGTACGTACGTCGTTCCGCATCGATGACGCACTGCTGGACGAACTGCGCGCCGAAGCCGCCGCTGGTGACAAAGTGCTGAGATGGTTCAGCAATGATGTCGTCGATGAAAGCGGCGAGGTGGTCGCCCAGGTCCGCAAGCAGGTCTATCTGCGCCTGAAGCCACACGCACGCTGA
- a CDS encoding efflux RND transporter periplasmic adaptor subunit: protein MAIRDTSAQDEALTFRKPHAAWRRFLWPGAAALIGLTAVGWTISGWSAGTRSFDAKRVRIAEVSRGDLVRDIAADGRVIAANSPVLYAISAGTVTLKVVAGDAVKQGQELAVINSPELRSKLAQEKATLAGLEAEASRAALDATLARAAGAKLSDQAGLVRTAAQRDLERYQRGYDGGAVPQVDLAKAQDELKRAQIELQHTLQDASLKSQGAALDARNKKLLADRQKAVVAEVERQVDALTLRAPFDGQIGQVQALQHTHVAANEPVLGVVDLSKFEVEIKVPESFARELAIGMPAQLTSGSGEPFPGAVSAVSPEVVNGEVTARLRFSGKQPPDLRQSQRMSARILLDTRRNVLKLERGPFVEQSGGRYAYVMERRSAVRRPVRLGASSLGEVEVLSGLQPGERVVVSGSDQFGDAERVTVH from the coding sequence ATGGCGATTCGCGATACCTCCGCGCAGGACGAGGCCCTCACTTTTCGCAAGCCACATGCAGCTTGGCGCCGCTTCCTTTGGCCAGGTGCCGCCGCGCTGATCGGACTGACCGCAGTTGGTTGGACGATTTCCGGCTGGAGTGCCGGTACACGCTCGTTCGATGCCAAGCGCGTTCGCATCGCCGAGGTCAGCCGCGGTGATCTGGTCCGCGACATTGCCGCCGATGGTCGCGTCATAGCCGCCAACAGCCCTGTGCTGTACGCCATCTCCGCAGGAACCGTGACCCTGAAGGTGGTGGCTGGTGACGCCGTCAAACAGGGCCAGGAACTGGCGGTGATCAACAGCCCGGAACTGCGCAGCAAGCTGGCCCAAGAGAAGGCCACGCTTGCGGGCCTCGAAGCGGAGGCCAGCCGTGCCGCGCTGGATGCCACTCTCGCCCGCGCCGCTGGCGCCAAGCTGTCCGACCAGGCTGGGCTGGTGCGCACCGCCGCACAGCGCGACCTGGAGCGCTACCAGCGGGGCTATGACGGTGGCGCTGTGCCGCAGGTGGATCTGGCCAAGGCACAGGACGAGTTGAAGAGGGCCCAGATCGAACTGCAGCACACCCTGCAGGATGCCAGCCTGAAAAGCCAGGGAGCAGCCTTGGACGCGCGCAACAAGAAGCTGCTGGCTGATCGCCAGAAGGCCGTCGTTGCGGAAGTGGAGCGCCAAGTTGATGCACTGACCCTGCGCGCGCCGTTCGACGGCCAGATCGGCCAGGTTCAGGCGTTACAACACACGCACGTTGCCGCCAACGAACCTGTGCTTGGCGTGGTCGATCTGAGCAAATTCGAAGTCGAGATCAAGGTGCCGGAAAGCTTTGCGCGCGAGTTGGCGATCGGCATGCCAGCGCAGTTGACGAGCGGCAGCGGCGAACCATTCCCCGGCGCTGTCTCAGCGGTGTCGCCGGAGGTGGTGAACGGCGAGGTCACCGCGCGACTGCGCTTTTCTGGGAAGCAGCCGCCGGACCTGCGCCAGAGCCAGCGCATGAGCGCGCGGATACTGTTGGACACCCGTCGCAACGTGCTCAAGCTCGAACGCGGCCCGTTCGTCGAGCAGTCCGGTGGCCGCTACGCATACGTCATGGAACGGCGCAGCGCGGTGCGCCGCCCAGTCCGGCTCGGAGCCTCCAGCCTTGGGGAGGTCGAGGTGCTTTCCGGCCTGCAGCCAGGTGAGCGCGTCGTCGTCTCCGGCAGCGACCAGTTCGGCGATGCCGAGCGCGTGACCGTCCATTGA
- a CDS encoding thioesterase II family protein produces MMLNSNPWTMAFKPNPQARMRLFCIPYAGAGASAYRDWHASIRGDVEVVGIQLPGRESRFSEPPLVSIDDIVGQLTEVIAQHGDKPFVLFGHSLGALVSYELTRAIQQLRGSTPRHLIVSGTRAPCCPRRDDPIHQLDDDTFLDRIKSFNGTPPSLLQDMELMKLFTPLLRADFRAAESYRYVDRGPIWCPVTVLGGDEDDGVPLDDLSAWSSMCSSRYDRHVFHGDHFFIHKHKAAVIDIINRVFDGLLSQGRGQPSATRGMLEEGLI; encoded by the coding sequence ATGATGTTGAATTCCAACCCTTGGACGATGGCGTTCAAGCCCAATCCGCAGGCGCGGATGCGCCTGTTCTGTATCCCGTATGCAGGCGCCGGGGCATCCGCGTATCGTGATTGGCATGCTTCGATCCGCGGTGATGTGGAGGTCGTCGGCATCCAGCTGCCAGGGCGTGAAAGCCGCTTTTCAGAGCCGCCGCTCGTTTCGATCGACGACATCGTCGGTCAGCTCACCGAGGTCATCGCCCAGCACGGCGATAAGCCCTTTGTCCTGTTCGGGCATAGTCTCGGCGCACTTGTCAGCTATGAGCTGACCCGGGCAATCCAGCAGCTTCGAGGAAGTACGCCTCGCCACCTCATCGTCTCCGGAACACGCGCGCCATGTTGCCCGCGGCGGGACGATCCGATTCACCAACTGGATGACGACACCTTCCTTGACAGGATCAAGTCCTTCAACGGCACCCCGCCCTCATTGCTGCAGGACATGGAGCTGATGAAGCTGTTTACGCCGTTGCTGCGTGCTGATTTTCGAGCAGCAGAATCCTACCGGTACGTCGACCGGGGTCCGATCTGGTGCCCGGTCACGGTGCTGGGCGGGGACGAGGATGATGGCGTGCCATTGGACGACCTGAGTGCCTGGTCATCCATGTGCAGTTCGCGATACGACAGGCATGTTTTCCACGGTGATCACTTCTTCATTCACAAGCACAAAGCAGCGGTCATCGACATCATCAATAGAGTCTTCGATGGCTTGCTGTCGCAGGGCAGGGGGCAGCCATCGGCAACCCGCGGCATGCTTGAAGAAGGCTTGATCTGA
- a CDS encoding 4'-phosphopantetheinyl transferase family protein — protein MTQRKFRTPLCHFNGPLIRLDAGREPSLMTRDPLFSPSTVRIDLFSEIIEIPPPEDREANAVDHAIPPSIAGSVPRRKAEFIAGRRAAVRALRALQCNVDEIPVGLLRSPEWPNDYAGSISHVDGTAVAVAMRRLDAPGHRAIGIDIEHVVSESIVPAIHSVALNPSEHTCVTSLSDALGPQDASTIIFSCKESFFKAAFPYVRNYFDFSAIDIVDFTLPDNTLLGQLTLDLAPTLRAGATVVFHFASLGPDTYITWCGW, from the coding sequence ATGACCCAGAGGAAATTTCGCACTCCCCTGTGCCATTTCAATGGCCCTCTGATCCGTCTTGATGCAGGGCGCGAACCGTCTCTGATGACTCGCGATCCGCTTTTTTCACCATCGACCGTCCGCATCGATCTGTTCTCTGAAATAATCGAAATTCCGCCACCAGAAGACCGCGAAGCCAACGCAGTTGATCACGCAATCCCACCATCAATTGCAGGGAGCGTGCCCAGGCGCAAGGCAGAGTTCATCGCGGGGCGTCGCGCCGCCGTCAGGGCGCTTCGGGCCCTACAGTGCAACGTGGACGAGATTCCGGTTGGCCTGCTTCGAAGCCCTGAATGGCCGAACGACTACGCAGGAAGCATTTCCCATGTGGACGGAACTGCGGTAGCGGTCGCCATGAGGCGGCTAGACGCGCCGGGGCATCGCGCCATTGGCATCGATATCGAACATGTCGTCTCGGAGTCCATCGTACCGGCCATCCATAGCGTCGCGCTCAACCCATCCGAACACACCTGCGTAACCAGCCTGTCGGATGCTCTTGGGCCACAAGATGCATCAACAATCATTTTTTCGTGCAAAGAGAGCTTTTTCAAAGCAGCATTTCCCTATGTGCGGAACTACTTCGATTTTTCAGCCATCGACATCGTCGACTTCACGCTACCAGACAACACCCTTCTGGGGCAGCTCACTCTGGATTTGGCCCCCACCCTGCGTGCAGGGGCAACTGTAGTATTCCATTTCGCATCTCTGGGCCCGGATACTTACATCACCTGGTGCGGGTGGTGA
- a CDS encoding amino acid adenylation domain-containing protein: MESASIFSKLKDAACADTVGAMRKRAGWNSHAFACRLDAAVDEGNVAAALGVLDERFSCAGWPRSVAQLHVTPVGSPSTSEVALRQRMREMSRPLSRGTGQVLRATLLRYGDGHRDFILVGDRDVLDQDALQRIVQYCFSRGDAPPPIEQRQALGPTADEIHAFVSSDVSPALEWDGRGARQAGQGTLEMVTGMQVAPEHWLAALGLVLSCFHGKPAPAVAILQEAPSQGSGIELGVTGFRLANPMSAGSTSVSCALDHARAQLSGAMRYTESLLGTLIGKHQFALDVSVSMIFPLDVSPDVEGILDIEYLPCSSAIFPVTLIAGRQGSGHLTCHFDEALYSTPSMQWLLRCLVHVCSQLKEEGAARLVDVELLPQTARGEVVALGRSEPRHVPGDDDRIETAFARVSAQQPDAIAISYGDDVLTYAELDHRSSLLAGALAARGVKPGFFVGICLNRSAAVVIAMLAIVKCGAIYVPMDPAYPHDRLQYTAGDAGLTLTITEDGTFPDVPGMVVTTVPELEREADPARVWRAAGAAAGDAAYMIYTSGSTGRPKGVLVPHRNVIALIDATREGLELSPRDTWTLFHSSAFDFSVWEIWGCLLTGGQLVVVPHWVSRDPELFRELIARKSVSVLNQTPSAFYQLIEVDQRVPVSDSLRLVIFGGEPLDARALLPWFDSHAESRCRLVNMFGITETTVHVTWQDVRRREALAGSRSVGTPIPGWHLYVMDDQQRLLPPCVPGEVYVGGAGVALRYHEREDLTQTRFMPDPFQEGIMYRTGDRGCMLANGVLEHLGRLDNQIKLRGFRIELDEIRRVLLGHDAVGAAAVLFNQPNQADPASGRIDAYVVADDASEAGIRAHLARLLPEHMVPSTLTFVRTMPLTTNGKLDTKRLPPPKSPAPVAVASVTDNAAQPLSALEQVMCTIWQGVLGREIGADENFFDLGGNSLLAVRISSAMRKQGLPALSMRYLYTHQTIRKLVAALA, from the coding sequence ATGGAAAGCGCCTCTATTTTCTCGAAGCTGAAGGACGCGGCTTGCGCCGATACAGTTGGCGCCATGCGCAAGCGTGCAGGCTGGAACAGCCATGCCTTCGCCTGCCGCCTCGATGCTGCAGTTGATGAGGGCAACGTCGCCGCCGCTCTGGGAGTGCTGGACGAACGGTTTTCATGCGCGGGATGGCCGCGTTCCGTTGCCCAATTGCATGTGACTCCAGTGGGCTCGCCCTCGACATCGGAAGTGGCGTTGCGGCAACGCATGCGTGAGATGTCCCGCCCCTTGTCTCGCGGGACCGGTCAGGTTCTGCGCGCAACACTGTTGCGGTACGGTGATGGGCACAGGGATTTCATTCTTGTCGGTGACCGCGACGTACTGGATCAGGACGCTTTGCAGCGCATCGTGCAGTACTGCTTTTCTCGCGGTGACGCTCCTCCGCCCATCGAACAACGGCAGGCGCTGGGGCCAACGGCGGACGAGATCCATGCATTCGTCAGTTCGGATGTGTCACCCGCTCTGGAATGGGACGGTCGCGGGGCTCGCCAGGCCGGGCAGGGCACACTGGAGATGGTCACTGGCATGCAGGTCGCACCTGAGCACTGGCTGGCGGCGTTGGGCCTGGTTCTCTCCTGTTTCCACGGCAAGCCAGCGCCCGCAGTTGCGATTCTGCAGGAAGCGCCCTCGCAAGGCAGCGGAATCGAGTTGGGAGTCACCGGTTTTCGGCTCGCAAACCCGATGTCGGCTGGAAGCACCAGCGTATCTTGTGCGCTGGACCACGCGCGTGCGCAGCTCAGCGGCGCGATGCGCTACACCGAGAGCTTGCTGGGCACCCTGATCGGAAAGCATCAGTTCGCTCTCGATGTCAGTGTCAGCATGATATTTCCGCTGGACGTTTCACCCGATGTCGAAGGAATTCTGGACATCGAGTACCTGCCCTGCAGCAGTGCCATTTTTCCTGTCACGCTGATCGCAGGCCGGCAGGGAAGCGGCCATCTCACCTGTCACTTCGATGAGGCGCTGTATTCGACGCCATCGATGCAGTGGCTGCTTCGTTGCCTGGTCCACGTATGCTCCCAGTTGAAAGAAGAAGGCGCTGCGCGGCTTGTTGACGTAGAACTTCTGCCGCAGACCGCGCGCGGGGAAGTGGTGGCGCTTGGTCGTTCCGAGCCGAGGCACGTCCCCGGCGATGATGACCGCATCGAAACTGCTTTTGCGCGTGTGAGCGCACAGCAGCCTGATGCAATCGCGATTTCCTACGGCGATGACGTGCTGACCTACGCCGAGCTCGATCATCGATCGAGCCTGTTGGCCGGTGCATTGGCGGCGCGCGGTGTGAAGCCCGGATTCTTCGTCGGCATCTGCCTCAACCGATCGGCGGCGGTGGTTATCGCCATGCTGGCGATCGTGAAGTGCGGTGCGATCTACGTGCCTATGGACCCCGCTTACCCGCACGACCGCCTGCAGTACACTGCAGGCGATGCTGGTTTGACGCTCACCATCACCGAAGATGGCACATTTCCCGACGTGCCCGGCATGGTCGTGACGACAGTGCCGGAGCTCGAACGCGAAGCCGACCCGGCTCGGGTCTGGCGTGCGGCAGGTGCCGCTGCAGGCGACGCGGCGTACATGATCTATACCTCCGGATCGACAGGTCGCCCCAAGGGTGTACTTGTCCCGCATCGGAACGTGATTGCTCTGATTGATGCGACCCGTGAAGGCCTCGAGCTTTCGCCGCGCGACACCTGGACGCTGTTTCACTCCAGCGCGTTCGACTTTTCCGTTTGGGAGATCTGGGGCTGCTTGCTGACCGGTGGACAGTTGGTCGTCGTCCCGCACTGGGTGTCCCGTGACCCTGAGCTTTTCCGTGAGCTCATTGCACGCAAGTCGGTCAGCGTGCTGAACCAGACGCCTTCCGCCTTTTACCAGTTGATCGAAGTCGATCAACGCGTTCCGGTGAGTGATTCACTTCGGCTCGTCATATTCGGTGGAGAGCCGCTGGATGCACGGGCGTTGTTACCCTGGTTCGACAGCCACGCCGAGTCGCGATGCCGGCTCGTCAACATGTTCGGTATCACCGAAACCACCGTGCATGTCACATGGCAGGATGTGCGAAGGCGCGAAGCCCTCGCTGGGTCCCGCTCGGTTGGCACGCCGATCCCTGGTTGGCACCTGTACGTCATGGATGATCAGCAGCGTCTCCTGCCGCCCTGCGTTCCCGGGGAAGTCTATGTCGGCGGTGCCGGCGTAGCCCTTCGTTACCACGAGCGTGAAGACCTTACCCAGACACGCTTCATGCCCGATCCTTTCCAGGAAGGCATCATGTATCGCACCGGTGACCGTGGCTGCATGCTCGCCAACGGTGTGCTCGAACATCTCGGACGGCTGGACAACCAGATCAAGCTGCGCGGCTTCCGAATCGAGCTCGACGAGATCCGCCGCGTCCTACTCGGCCACGATGCGGTTGGCGCTGCTGCCGTTCTCTTCAATCAGCCAAATCAGGCCGACCCGGCATCTGGCCGCATCGATGCGTATGTCGTAGCCGATGACGCCAGCGAGGCGGGTATCCGCGCCCATCTGGCGCGCCTTCTTCCCGAGCACATGGTGCCTTCGACGCTCACCTTCGTCCGGACGATGCCGCTCACCACAAATGGAAAGCTTGATACCAAGCGCCTTCCTCCGCCGAAATCGCCCGCCCCAGTCGCTGTAGCTTCGGTGACCGACAACGCCGCGCAACCGCTGTCAGCCTTGGAACAGGTGATGTGCACGATCTGGCAGGGCGTGCTCGGCAGGGAGATTGGCGCGGACGAGAACTTCTTCGATCTGGGCGGGAATTCGCTTCTCGCCGTACGCATCTCATCGGCTATGAGGAAGCAGGGGCTCCCTGCCTTGTCGATGAGATACCTTTACACCCACCAGACCATACGAAAGCTGGTAGCGGCGCTGGCCTGA